CAGGGCAGCAGCGCGACGTTCTCCACCGGGTCCCAGAACCAGAACCCGCCCCAGCCGAGCGTATAATAGGACCACAGCGAACCGAAACAGATCCCGCAGGTCAGGAACACCCATGAAACCAGCGTCCACGGCCGCACCCACCGCCCCCAGGCGGCATCGACCCGACCTTCGATCAACGCGGCCACCGCAAAGGCAAAAGCGATCGAGAATCCGACATAACCGGTATAGAGAATTGGCGGATGCACCGCGAGCCCCGGGTCCTGCAGAATCGGATTGACCCCCGCTCCATGCAGCGGCGGCGGCCAGATCCGGCGGAACGGATCGGACACGGCAATGGTGAACAACAGGAACCCGCCGGACACCAGCCCGAGCACGCCCAGCACCCGCGAGCGCAGGCTTGACGGAATATTATTGCCGAACACTCCCACCGTCGCCCCGCACAGCGACAAAATCAGGCACCACAACAGCATCGAGCCGTCATGATTGCCCCAGGTTCCGGTGATCCGGTAAAACAGCGGCGTCGTGCTCGACGAGAACTCAGCGACATTGCGCACAGTGAAATCCGAGACCACGCCCGACCACACCAGCGCCGCGAACGAGGCCGCGAGCATCAGGAACTGCCCGATCGCCAGAGCCGGCGCGGTCCGCAACACCAGCCGGTCGCGCAGCATCGGCCCGAACAGCCCGATGATCGCCTGTGCGATCGCCAGCGCCAGCGCCAGCGCCAGCGCGAAATGACCGAGTGAGGGTATCATGCCGTATGCCTCATCCAACCCTCAATCATTCGCGTCGGCCTCGATGGTACGGGGCGATTTATCATCCCAGGTGGCGGCATTCGGCGGCGGCCCGAATTTGGGATTCCATTTGCCGGCCTTGCGCAGCGCCTGTTCGACATCGGCCGGCATATAGCTCGCCCCGTGCTTGGCAAGGACCGTGCTGGCATCGAAACTGGCATCGCCTTTGGTCATCGCGCCAATGGTCACCACGCCCTGCCCCTGCCGGAACAGCCCGGGCAATACGCCGGTATAAACCACCGGAATCGATGCCTGACCGTCGGTGATGCGGAATGTCGTATAGGGCCTGCCGTCCCGCGTACCCATCACTACGGTATTGGCCTGCACCACGCCGCCGAGGCGAAACACCATGCCCGGCGCCGGATGCTTGGCGAGTACCTCGTTGGGGGACAAAAAGAACGACAGGCTGGACCGGAACGCCACCAGCATCAACGCCGTGGCGCTACACACCCCGATCCCGCACGCTGCGACAAGGTACAAACGGCGCTTCTTACGACTCATCATGATGTGGCCCTCCGCCGTGACCGGGGTTCGATCGCCGCCAGCCGGCGCCGCGCACCACGATAGCGCAGCAGCGAGGTCAGCGCGAGACCGCCCAGAACCAGCACCGCTGCGCCGTAGCTGCCGGCAACGAACGGCATGACGTGATGCAGGATGTTGGATTTATCGACCAGCGGCACGAAATTGGCCGGAACCGAACTCGTCGCGGTCATTGCGCCGGCCCCTGTTCGGCCTGGGCGAGCAACAGGCTCCGGGTGCGATTTTCCATGATGAAACTCGAAATCTGACTCAAACTCATCGTCACGAACGCAAGATAGAACCCGATCGTGCTGACGATCAGCGGATACAGCATCGTGACGTAAATTTTCGACGGGCCGGTGACCGATATGGAATTGCCCTGATGCAGCGTGTTCCACCAATAGACGCTGAACACGATGATCGGCAGATTGACCGCGCCGACCAGCCCGAGAATCGCCGCCGCCCGATATCCGTGTTGCGGATTATCGAAGGCGCGGATCAACGCCATGTGCCCAAGGTAGAGAAACAGCAATATCAGCACCGATGTCAGGCGCGCATCCCACACCCAGTAAGTTCCCCATTCCGGCCGCCCCCAGAGCGAGCCCGAAATCAGGCACAGCGCGGTGAACCCGGCCCCGATCGGGCCGATCTCGCGCGCCGCGATATCCGCCAGCGGATGCCGCCACACGATCGACAGCAGCGAACAGATCGCGAGCGCCGCATAGCCGTTCATCGCCACCCAGGCCGAGGGAATATGAACATACATGATGCGCGAGGCGATGCCCTGCTGCCAGTCCGCCGGCGCATAGAAAAATCCCCACACCAGCCCGGCCACCGTCGTCACGAACGCGAGGATCGCAAGCCACGGCAAAATCGGGCGGACCAGCCGCTGAAACCGCCCCGGATTGGCAAAACGATGCAGCCACGCGCCCGCTTTCGATTGCGGGACGCCGATCGGGGTCGCTGTGACCTGCCCGGTGTAATCCGGCATTCCTGTCCGTTCCATGCATCAAGGTTTAATACGAAATCAGCGTTTTGCCATCCCCCCTGCATTTCCCGGAGGCAGCAATACCGTTCACATCTTGGCGTTGATATATATCATGCAATCACGGCACATGCCGATCACTGCAATAAATCGAGGACTCCATGCAATTCATTCTGATCGCCCACGACCGCCCAGCCTCGCTCACCCTGCGCAAACAGGTGCGCCCCGACCACCTCGCCTATCTGACCGCGATCGCCGCCAGCATCGTCTTCGGCGGCCCGATGCTCGACGAACAGGGCAATCCCTGCGGCTCCATGATCGTCTACGAAGCCGCCGACCGCGCCGCCGCCGAAGCCCTGATCGCCGCCGATCCCTACACCACCGCCGGCCTGTTCGGCAGCACCACCCTCAACCCGTTCCGCACCGTGGTCCGCGACGGGGTCGTGACCGCATGAACTACTGGCTGGTCAAATCCGAGCCGGACGCGTTCTCCTGGGCGCAGCAGGTCGCCAACGGCGTCGAACCCTGGACCGGCGTGCGCAACCACATGGCCAAAAACAACCTCAAAGCCATGAAATGCGGCGATCGCGCCTTCTTCTACCACTCCAATATCGGTCGGGAGATCGTCGGCATCGTCGAAGTGGTGCGCGAAGCCTATCCCGATCCGAGTGCGGAAACTCCGGGCGCCGCGCCCGATGCGAAACCGGCGGGGTGGGTTGCGGTCGACATGCGCGCCCTCGCCCCGTTGCCCCATCCGGTCGGTCTCGCCGCCATCAAGGCCGATCCCGCCCTCGCCGGCATGGCGCTGATCCGTCTCTCGCGCCTCTCGGTCTGCCCGGTCAGCGCGGAGCACTGGGCCCATATCTGCGCCCTCGGCGGCTTCAAGGAACGCGGCAAGTCCCGAAAACCCTAGAAATAGCGCACCCGATGCTCCGGGAAAACCCGGCCAGAATTCCGGACAAAAAAAAGCGCCGCACGAGGCGACGCTTTTTCAGTAACCTGTTCGGACCGGATTAGGCGGCCTTGAGGTTCTCAGCGGACATCTTGCCCTGCTGGCCACGCTGAACTTCGTACTGGACCTTTTGGCCCTCGTTCAGACGACCGAGACCCGAGCGTTCGACGGCCGAAATATGCACGAACACATCTTTCGAACCATCATCGGGCTGAATGAAACCGTAGCCCTTGGTCGCATTGAACCACTTAACCGTACCTGTCGACATAACAACTCTCCAACTTAACCAACTAACGGCGACCCACACTGTGTGAGCCAGGAAACTCTTCAACGAGGGAAGGTGTCGAATGCGACGGATCGCACAGAGGCACGCAGCAACCCGGACCGAAAAAAAGCGCCGTACCAAATCCTATAGGCGTATTCCGGTGCCATGACCAGTGCCCCGCGCGCATGCCGCAACCAAAGGTTTTGCCGCTGCGCGCAAGGCTCGATCGTCCCCGCGTCAGGCCAGTTCCATCATGCACTGAAGCGGGTGCTGGTTTTCCCGCGCCAGATCCATCACCTGCGTCATCTTGGTCTCCGCGATCTCGTAGGTGAACACCCCGCATTCGCCGACACCGCGGCGATGGATATGCACCGTGATCTGCGAGGCCTCGTCCCGGCTCTTGCCGAAAAACCGCTCCAGCACATGAACCACGAACTCCATCGGGGTATAATCGTCGTTCAGCATCAATACCTTGTACATCGGGGGCCGCTTCGGCTTCACCCGCGTATCGGCATCGAGCCCGTGACCCGCATCATCCCAACGCTGAAAATCACTCATGGTCGTTCATTCCTATCGCCTGGCCCCGCACCCGGTCGGCACGGTCGCGAAAGCGTCGTAGTCCTGCAAGGCAGGGACGTCACGGGCCGATCCCGCAACCCATCCTCGCGCTTAATAGTTAAGACCCTCAAAACAAATTGCCGGAAATCGGCGACCGACCGCGAAAACATCAACGGGCGAACCGCACCGGCCCGCCCGCTGATGACATCATCGTGATCGGCAAGTGCGCGATCCGCTAGCCCGGCTCAGAGCGCCGCGCCGAACTTTTCGACCGCCAGCGTCATCCGCGCGGTCAGCGGCGCAATGACCTTCTCGGTCAGCTTCATCGACTCGTCGGTCATCCGCCCGGTCTCGGCCATCGCCTTCTCCATCATGGTCCGCGCGAAGCCCGACTGCAGATCGACCGCCTCCTTGACCGACTTGACCCCGGCAATCGCCTTGGTCATCGCCACGGTCTCCTCGACCGATGCCTGCGTGGTGGCGGCGATGTGCTTGGAAAGCCCCTGCAGGCCGCTGGTGAAAATCTGGCTCGCCTTCATGAAGGCTTCCATGTTGCCCTGGGTGAAGGCCATCATCTCTTCGCTGGTCTTCATCGCCTTGGCCATGGTTTCCTTCATCTTGATCTGCTGGGTCTCGAAGCCCTTGGCCGCATTGGCCATGCCATCCTTCATCGAGGCCATCGTGGTCTCGAAACCGGCGGTCGCCTTGGCCTTGCCTTCGTTCATCAAATCGGCAGCGCCGGCCTCGATGCTCTCGATCGTCTTGGGTTTGGTGGTCATGGTGATCTGTCCTTTCCTTCGGTTGCTGGTCCCGCCTGCCCGTTCAGGGCAGAGCAGCCGGCGCGTCCGTTGCGAAAGTGCAAACACGACCGCCGTAGAATGGGTTGACGCACTGCGATATACCGCATCGCAACATCGTCGTTCTACGCCGCCGGATATGATGCGTCAAGTAAAATTGTTGCACCGCACAACGAGGTGATCGGACTTATCGCCCCGTCCTTGCCACCCGACCCCTTTCGCCGTCGTAACACTATTCGTTAACCCATTGGGTTTTTTATTAATTATCGCGCTTTTGGCTGGACATCGCACCGGCTTTCATCCTACGAGTTTGTCAGGGATTGTTCACGAGCAGGGAGTAAGGCTGATGTCGGCTGGCGGTTTGCGTGTCTGGGTTGCGGCAAAAGCCAGGCGTCTTCTCGCCCTCTCGCTCGGTGCCGGCCTCGCCCTCACCCAGGCCATGCCCGCCGCCCGTGCCTTCCCGGTCGGGTATGGCCCGGTCTCCCCGGGGACCGACTGGATCGTGATGGACGTCAACACCGGCGCCATCCTGTCCCAGAACAACCCCTATACCGAACGCTTCCCCGCCAGCCTGACCAAGCTGATGACCCTCGATCTCGCCTTCCACGCCCTGCGCGCGGGCACCCTGTCGCCCGATACCGCCATCCCGGTCACCGCCGCCGCCGCCGATGTCCAGCCGGTCAAACTCAATCTGGTGCTCGGCCAGACCATCACCGTCCGTCAGGCCATGCTGGGCATGACCACCCTGTCCGCCAACGATGCCGCAACCGCTCTCGGCCAGTATCTCGGCGGCGGCAGCATCTCCCGCGCCGCCGCCGCCATGACCGCGAAGGCCCACGCCCTCGGCATGTTGCATACCCAGTTCTACAACCCGTCCGGCCTCCCCAATCCCGGTCAGGTCACTGATGCCTACGACATGGCCATCCTCGCCCGCCACATTCTGCTCACCTATCCCCAATACCGCTATCTGTTCTCGGTCTCGAGCTTCATGTTCGAAGGCCGCCCGATCCCGAATATCGACGGAATGCTGAAACTCTACCCCGGCTGCATCGGCATGAAGACCGGCTTCACCAATCTCGCCCGCTTCAACCTCGTCACCGCCGCCGTGCGCGACGGGCACATGCTGGTCGGCGTCGAGCTCCACGCCCGCAACTGGAGCACCGCCTACGCCACCATGACCACCCTACTCAACCAGGGCTTCGCCGCCGAAGGTGCCGGCAGCAACCCGATGATCGCCCTGCGCAAGGCCCTGCCCAGCATCGTGCCGACCGCCGATGCCGCAACCATCCGCCCCGCCGCCGCCCGCACCGTCGCCCGCACCGCGCCGGTCGCCGCACGCCGCGTTCTGGTCACCGCGAGCCGCCACAAACTCACCATCCGCCACATCGTGATGCGAACCGGCCACGTCACCCAGGAGATGGTCCCGGGCTGGACCGCCCAGATCGGCGCCTACGACACCTACGCGCTCGCCCAGCGCCAGGCCCTGAAAATCCGCAGCGAACGCCGCGTCGGCACCGCCCGCGTCAGCAGCGTGCTCATTCGCCACCGCCGCCTCTGGCGCGCCCAGCTCGCCGGCCTGAACGAAGCGGCGGCCCACGCCACCTGCTCGCTCCTCGCCCGCCAGCACCAATCCTGTTTCCTCATCGCCCCGCGTCAGGAAGACCTCGCGATGCGCTGACCGGCGCCGCCCTATTCCGCACGCGGCAGCGCCAGTTTCAGCAACACCGGCAGCGCCAGCAGCACCAGCGGAAACTGCACGAGGAACCCGGAAATGATCGCAATCGCCAGCGGTTGCTGCATGCCCGACCCCTCGCCGAGCGCGAACGCCAGCGGCAGCAGGGTCAGGATCGCCGCCAGAGTGGTCATCGCGATCGGACGCAGCCGGTTGCGGCTGGCCATCACCAGCGAGTCCCGCCGGTCGTTATGTTCGGCGAGCGCCTGGTATTCCGAGACATAAAAAATCGCCATCTCGGTCGCGAGCCCCACGATCATGGTCATACCCATCAACGCGGTGATATTCAGCTGCACGCCTGACACGAACAGTCCGATAAACACGGCAAGACTCGCCAGCAGCGCGGTGAACAGGATCGCGCCTGCAATGACGAAGCTCCGGTAGAGAAACAGCAGCAGAATGAACTCGGCGGCCATCGCGGCGACAAACACCTTCGCCAGTCCCCGGAACGCAATCTGCTGCTGCTTGTAAAGCCCGCCCAGCGTGTAATGCATCCCCGCCGGGATCAATCCCGGCTGCGCCAGCGTCCGCCGGACATCACCGATCACGCCCCCGATCCCCCGGCCACTGATCCGCGCCGTGACCGCCGCAATCTGCTGGAGATTTTCCCGGTCGATCTCCGGCTGGCCGGACGCAATGCTGAACCTTGCAAAATCACCCACCGGCACGAGCGCACCGCTCGCGGTCGCGATCGGGATGCGCCGCAACGCCGCGATATCCGCATGATCGGCGGCGGGAAGCATCACGCGCACCCCGGTAAACCGGTAATCACCGGGTAGAGCGGTCACCACACTGCCCTCGATCGCGGTCTGCAGCCCCTGGCGGATCTGTTCGGCATCGAGCCCGAGCATCGCCGCCCGCGCGGGATCGACATGAATATTCACCGCATCCCCCGCCAAGGTCACCCCGTCGAACATCGAAACGACGCCCGGGATTTTCGCAATCGCCGCACCGACCTTGCGCGCGGTGGCATCCAGCTCGGCCGGATCGCCATCCAGCTTGATCTCGATCGGCTGCGGCACCCCGGTCAGGTCGCCGAGCAAATCGCTCAGCATCTGCGACATATCGAAATCCACCCCCGGAACCCGGCTCTCGATCCGAGTCCGCAGCCGGTCCATCACCGCCCATATCGCGGCCCGATCCGCCCGTGGCTTGAGATCCACGAAAATATCGCCCTGATAGGGTTCGTTGAGATCGCCGCCGAGCCCCGCACCGGTCCGGCGGGAAAATGTCGCCACAGCCGGATCGGCGCGCAGAATCGCCTCGATCTGCCTTACCTCGCGCACCGACTCACCGAGCGACGTGCCCGGCCGCGTCTGGTAATTCACGACGAAGCCGCCCTCGTCGAGATGCGGCAGAAATCCGGTCGGCACCGCGCGATAGGCCAGAAGCCCGACCACGATCAGCGGCACGATCCCGAGCGCCAGCAGCACGGGCCGGCCCATCAGCCGCCCGAGCACGAGGGCGTGCCAGCGCTCCATCCACCCCTCGCGCCCGGCCCGGCTGCGCCGTTCCGCCGGGTCCTGCCATCGGTCGAAATCGATCAGCGCCCGCGCCAGCACCGGCACCGCAAAGGCCGAGAGCAGCCACGAGGCCACCAGCGTGGCAGCCAGCGTGATCGATAGCGCCTTGAAAAACGCCCCGGTCACACCCGACAGGAACGCAAGCGGCATGAACACGATCAGCGTCGCCATCGACGAGCCGGTGAGCGGCGGCAGAAACTCCGAGGCCGCCGCCAGCACCGCCCCCTTCGCCGCAGCACCCGCCGCATGCCCGGCCCGCCGCGCGATATGCTCGATCATCACGATCGCATCGTCGATCACCAGCCCGACCGAAGCGGCCAGCCCGCCGAGCGTCATGATATTGAAACTCAACCCCAGCAGCGAGAGCAGCAGGATCGCGGACGCCATCGACGCCGGCACCACGAGCAGCGCCACCAGCGTCACCCGCCAGCTTCGCAGAAACCCGATCAGCACGAGCCCCGCCAGAACGATGCCGATCAAAATCGCATCGCGCACCGATCCGGCAGCCGCCGTCACCAGCCCGCTCTGATCGTACCATTTCACCAGCGTCACGCCCCGTGGCAGCTCGGCCCGATAGGCGGCCAGCGCCTTGCGCACCGCGGCATCCACCGCGACCGCATTGCCATCCGGCTGCTGGAACACCTGCAGCGTCACCGCCGGAACCCCATCCTGCGCGACCCGGTCATAAACCGGCACCGTCCCCATCCGCACCGTCGCGACCTGATCGAGCCGCACCACCCCGTCCGGCCCGCCGCGCACCGCGATCCGCCCGATCTGCCGGGCGGTGTGCAGCGTATTGTCCTGCACCACGAGATAGAGCCGGTCGTAATCGGTCATCCGCCCCACGGCGGCGAGCACGTTCGCCTTCGAAACCGCCTGCTCCACCTGCGCCAGCGTGACATGCATGGCGGCCAGACGATGCGGCGCGATCAGCACATGCACTTCCGGCGTGGCACCCCCCTGCACGTTCACCTTCGCCACCCCGGCAATCCGGGTAAGATCCGGCACGATATGATCCTCCGCGATCGCGCGCAGCGCGGTCTCGGGAATACTGTGCGAGATCATCGCATAGGCAATGATGGGAAACACCGTCGGGTCCATCCGGCGCACCAGATACCGGGTCCCGGCCGGAAAATCCGGCAGCATCTGCGCGATCGCGGCATCGACCTCCAGCGTCGCCCGCCCCATGTCCTGACCCCAGCCGAAATCGACATAAATCTGCGCCGACCCGCGCGATGTCGCCGAGCGAACCGAAACTACCCCCGGAATCGCCCGCAGCGCCTGCTCCACCGGCTTGGTCACCTGCAACACCATCTGCTGCGCCGGCCGCGCCCCGGCATCGATGTTGATCCGCACCCGGGGAAACGAGGTCTGCGGAAACAGCCCGACCGGCAAAAACAGCGCCGCCACCACCCCGGCCAGCGCCAGACTTGCCATCAGAAACAGGATCGCACGCTGCTGGCGGGCGAGAAACCGCGCAAGACCCATCAATGCGTCACCCGCACGGCAATACCCGGCGTGAGCTGATAATTCCCGGTGGCCACGATCGGCAGCGCCGGATCGATCGCGCCACGCACCACCGCACTGCCCGCCGTCCGTGCCACGATCCGCACCGCGACCGGTCGGGCATGCCCGTCCTCAACCTGCCAGATCCGAAACCCCTGCCCCACCGGCAGCGCCGCATCGCGCGGCACGATCACCCCGCGCGCGGTGCCGACATCGATCTCGGCATCCACAGGCTGCCCCACCAGAAACCCCGAAGCCGGCAGCGCGATCGTCGCATCGAGCAACCCGCTCAGCGGATCGACCATCCCCCCGATCGCCGTGACCCGCCCCCGCACCGCGCGCCCCGCCGGGGTGAACCGCATCACCGCCGCCGGATCGCCGACATGGACCTCATCGGCCTGCTGCGGATCGAGCCCGATCTTCGCGACCAACGCATCCGCCCGCACGAGGGTCAGCACCGCACCGCCCGCCATCAGGACCGCGCCCGATCCGACCGCGACAGACGAAACCACCCCGTCATACGGTGCCGTCAGCGTTGTCCGCGCGCGGCCCGCCCCCTCAAGGCGCAGCGCATCGCGCGCCGAAACCGCCACCTGCACGGCCTGTTCCGCCTGCGCAAGCTGGATCGTGGTGGCGAGATGCGCCGCAACCAGCCGGCGGGTATCCGCAAGCGCCGCCGTCGCCGCCCGCACTGCCGCCTCGGCCTGGGCATAGGCCGCACGCGCACGCGGCGCGGTCCCGATCACCGCAAGCGCCTGCCCCCGCCGCACCGTCTGTCCGGGCGCCACATCGAGCCGCGTGACAATCCCGGCATAAGCGATCGTCATGGTCTCGCTCCCCCCCGGCCCGGCACCGATCGTGCCAAAGCCGGTGACGCTCTGCGGAATCGATCCGGTCCGCACCGGTATCGTCGTCACCAGCACACTCGGCGCCGGTGCCGCCCGCGCCACCGGCACGATCGATACCAACGCGGCCAACGCCCATCGCCTCATCGCGCGCCCCCCCTGATGCTCACAACCGGCAATCCCGCCCCCAGCAGCGTCGCAAGCGCGATCCGTCCCGCCGCGATTTTGTGGTCGAGCGCGATCAGTTCGGCTCGCCGCAGCGCCTGCTGATCGATCAGGTCGGTCTCGACCCGCGCATCGATCAGCCCGGCCCGGTAAGGCCCGCGTGCCGCGCGCACCGCCCGATCGGCCAGCCGCACCCGCGCCCGCGCCGCCTCGCGCTGCCGATCGAGCACTCCCAGCGCCCGCCGCGCCGCAAGCGCCCCGCCCTGCGCCGCCGCGAGTGCGGCGGTGAACGCCGCATCGAGCTGCCGCCGCGTCGCCCGTGCCACCGCCACATTGCCCCGGTTGCCATTGAACACCGGCAGGTTCAGCGAAATCGTCGGCCCCGCGGTTGCGACCCGGCTGGTGTCCGACCCACCATTCACACTCAGCGCCAGCAGCGGAAACCGGGCCAGAATCGCCGCCCGCAAATCCGCATCCGCCGCCTGATACCCATAGCGCAACGCAATCAGATCGGGCCGCCGATCCGCCAGACTCGCCACCAGCCCATCAGTCGCAACCCTCGGAATCACCGGCCGCGCGAGCCGGATCGACACATCAGGAACCACGCCCAGCACCGCAGCCAGCGCCGCCCGGTCGGTCAGATCCTGTT
This sequence is a window from Acidiphilium acidophilum. Protein-coding genes within it:
- the ccmE gene encoding cytochrome c maturation protein CcmE translates to MMSRKKRRLYLVAACGIGVCSATALMLVAFRSSLSFFLSPNEVLAKHPAPGMVFRLGGVVQANTVVMGTRDGRPYTTFRITDGQASIPVVYTGVLPGLFRQGQGVVTIGAMTKGDASFDASTVLAKHGASYMPADVEQALRKAGKWNPKFGPPPNAATWDDKSPRTIEADAND
- the ccmD gene encoding heme exporter protein CcmD, whose amino-acid sequence is MTATSSVPANFVPLVDKSNILHHVMPFVAGSYGAAVLVLGGLALTSLLRYRGARRRLAAIEPRSRRRATS
- a CDS encoding heme ABC transporter permease, translating into MPDYTGQVTATPIGVPQSKAGAWLHRFANPGRFQRLVRPILPWLAILAFVTTVAGLVWGFFYAPADWQQGIASRIMYVHIPSAWVAMNGYAALAICSLLSIVWRHPLADIAAREIGPIGAGFTALCLISGSLWGRPEWGTYWVWDARLTSVLILLFLYLGHMALIRAFDNPQHGYRAAAILGLVGAVNLPIIVFSVYWWNTLHQGNSISVTGPSKIYVTMLYPLIVSTIGFYLAFVTMSLSQISSFIMENRTRSLLLAQAEQGPAQ
- a CDS encoding YciI family protein; protein product: MQFILIAHDRPASLTLRKQVRPDHLAYLTAIAASIVFGGPMLDEQGNPCGSMIVYEAADRAAAEALIAADPYTTAGLFGSTTLNPFRTVVRDGVVTA
- a CDS encoding EVE domain-containing protein gives rise to the protein MNYWLVKSEPDAFSWAQQVANGVEPWTGVRNHMAKNNLKAMKCGDRAFFYHSNIGREIVGIVEVVREAYPDPSAETPGAAPDAKPAGWVAVDMRALAPLPHPVGLAAIKADPALAGMALIRLSRLSVCPVSAEHWAHICALGGFKERGKSRKP
- a CDS encoding cold-shock protein, which produces MSTGTVKWFNATKGYGFIQPDDGSKDVFVHISAVERSGLGRLNEGQKVQYEVQRGQQGKMSAENLKAA
- the clpS gene encoding ATP-dependent Clp protease adapter ClpS, whose amino-acid sequence is MSDFQRWDDAGHGLDADTRVKPKRPPMYKVLMLNDDYTPMEFVVHVLERFFGKSRDEASQITVHIHRRGVGECGVFTYEIAETKMTQVMDLARENQHPLQCMMELA
- a CDS encoding phasin family protein, producing MTTKPKTIESIEAGAADLMNEGKAKATAGFETTMASMKDGMANAAKGFETQQIKMKETMAKAMKTSEEMMAFTQGNMEAFMKASQIFTSGLQGLSKHIAATTQASVEETVAMTKAIAGVKSVKEAVDLQSGFARTMMEKAMAETGRMTDESMKLTEKVIAPLTARMTLAVEKFGAAL
- a CDS encoding D-alanyl-D-alanine carboxypeptidase, whose product is MSAGGLRVWVAAKARRLLALSLGAGLALTQAMPAARAFPVGYGPVSPGTDWIVMDVNTGAILSQNNPYTERFPASLTKLMTLDLAFHALRAGTLSPDTAIPVTAAAADVQPVKLNLVLGQTITVRQAMLGMTTLSANDAATALGQYLGGGSISRAAAAMTAKAHALGMLHTQFYNPSGLPNPGQVTDAYDMAILARHILLTYPQYRYLFSVSSFMFEGRPIPNIDGMLKLYPGCIGMKTGFTNLARFNLVTAAVRDGHMLVGVELHARNWSTAYATMTTLLNQGFAAEGAGSNPMIALRKALPSIVPTADAATIRPAAARTVARTAPVAARRVLVTASRHKLTIRHIVMRTGHVTQEMVPGWTAQIGAYDTYALAQRQALKIRSERRVGTARVSSVLIRHRRLWRAQLAGLNEAAAHATCSLLARQHQSCFLIAPRQEDLAMR
- a CDS encoding efflux RND transporter permease subunit; the protein is MGLARFLARQQRAILFLMASLALAGVVAALFLPVGLFPQTSFPRVRINIDAGARPAQQMVLQVTKPVEQALRAIPGVVSVRSATSRGSAQIYVDFGWGQDMGRATLEVDAAIAQMLPDFPAGTRYLVRRMDPTVFPIIAYAMISHSIPETALRAIAEDHIVPDLTRIAGVAKVNVQGGATPEVHVLIAPHRLAAMHVTLAQVEQAVSKANVLAAVGRMTDYDRLYLVVQDNTLHTARQIGRIAVRGGPDGVVRLDQVATVRMGTVPVYDRVAQDGVPAVTLQVFQQPDGNAVAVDAAVRKALAAYRAELPRGVTLVKWYDQSGLVTAAAGSVRDAILIGIVLAGLVLIGFLRSWRVTLVALLVVPASMASAILLLSLLGLSFNIMTLGGLAASVGLVIDDAIVMIEHIARRAGHAAGAAAKGAVLAAASEFLPPLTGSSMATLIVFMPLAFLSGVTGAFFKALSITLAATLVASWLLSAFAVPVLARALIDFDRWQDPAERRSRAGREGWMERWHALVLGRLMGRPVLLALGIVPLIVVGLLAYRAVPTGFLPHLDEGGFVVNYQTRPGTSLGESVREVRQIEAILRADPAVATFSRRTGAGLGGDLNEPYQGDIFVDLKPRADRAAIWAVMDRLRTRIESRVPGVDFDMSQMLSDLLGDLTGVPQPIEIKLDGDPAELDATARKVGAAIAKIPGVVSMFDGVTLAGDAVNIHVDPARAAMLGLDAEQIRQGLQTAIEGSVVTALPGDYRFTGVRVMLPAADHADIAALRRIPIATASGALVPVGDFARFSIASGQPEIDRENLQQIAAVTARISGRGIGGVIGDVRRTLAQPGLIPAGMHYTLGGLYKQQQIAFRGLAKVFVAAMAAEFILLLFLYRSFVIAGAILFTALLASLAVFIGLFVSGVQLNITALMGMTMIVGLATEMAIFYVSEYQALAEHNDRRDSLVMASRNRLRPIAMTTLAAILTLLPLAFALGEGSGMQQPLAIAIISGFLVQFPLVLLALPVLLKLALPRAE
- a CDS encoding efflux RND transporter periplasmic adaptor subunit yields the protein MAALVSIVPVARAAPAPSVLVTTIPVRTGSIPQSVTGFGTIGAGPGGSETMTIAYAGIVTRLDVAPGQTVRRGQALAVIGTAPRARAAYAQAEAAVRAATAALADTRRLVAAHLATTIQLAQAEQAVQVAVSARDALRLEGAGRARTTLTAPYDGVVSSVAVGSGAVLMAGGAVLTLVRADALVAKIGLDPQQADEVHVGDPAAVMRFTPAGRAVRGRVTAIGGMVDPLSGLLDATIALPASGFLVGQPVDAEIDVGTARGVIVPRDAALPVGQGFRIWQVEDGHARPVAVRIVARTAGSAVVRGAIDPALPIVATGNYQLTPGIAVRVTH